In the genome of Enterococcus hirae ATCC 9790, one region contains:
- a CDS encoding LysM peptidoglycan-binding domain-containing protein → MKSLKTLLLGTTLTAGALFFMGTSAHADEAYTVQSGDTLSTISQKYVGDNSLIQTIAEKNSISNINLIYSGQQLTIPTGEQAATTQTAYQAPAQTKTVAEQPVKQEPVQQAAPAQPVAQATQTAAQATPATTNTSSAKEWIAQKESSGSYTATNGRYIGRYQLDSSYLNGDYSAANQERVAEQYVSSRYGSWEAAKSFWEANGWY, encoded by the coding sequence ATGAAATCACTTAAAACATTACTATTAGGAACAACTTTGACTGCCGGCGCACTATTCTTTATGGGAACATCTGCACATGCGGACGAAGCTTATACCGTTCAATCAGGTGATACGCTATCAACGATTTCTCAAAAATACGTTGGTGATAACTCCTTGATCCAAACTATTGCAGAAAAAAATTCAATCTCAAACATCAACTTGATTTATTCAGGTCAACAATTAACAATCCCAACAGGCGAACAAGCAGCAACAACACAAACAGCTTACCAAGCGCCTGCTCAAACAAAAACAGTGGCTGAACAACCAGTGAAGCAAGAACCAGTTCAACAAGCAGCACCTGCTCAACCAGTTGCTCAAGCAACGCAAACAGCGGCACAAGCAACACCAGCGACAACAAACACAAGCTCAGCGAAAGAATGGATCGCTCAAAAAGAATCTAGCGGTTCTTATACAGCAACAAACGGTCGTTACATCGGACGTTACCAATTAGATTCTTCTTACTTAAATGGTGACTATTCAGCAGCAAACCAAGAACGAGTTGCTGAACAATACGTATCTTCTCGTTATGGCTCATGGGAAGCAGCTAAATCTTTCTGGGAAGCAAACGGTTGGTACTAA
- a CDS encoding helix-turn-helix domain-containing protein, with the protein MREILDGRLRRQLNILEILWNTEWITTAELAEKIDSSEKTIRNDLSQVNEMIEPLSIETSFRAGIILKKDITTPKSFICSKILEKSLEYTLLETIFLGKVTSKEELSDLLYISETQVSRVINRINQEIRFFDFQITNQIKIIGNEGNIRDFFSVYFSEKYHLPEKLIQKEERNLISEIIDIFIKENTIWAIVNNDHHLFLGNLKFQLYVCFTRLKQGYQLEVNEIPFHFTHLMNEKKLVEKIHNVFGIKSVKENLQQLFYEFHQPINPIARFHSEGVEIDSVSIKKQIGYVITLLEERFGLLCENRDKLIHDIYWTTMSSVRPTYILYNKKTDFFENTLKVSPELVTALRDEFFDIYFSLGNPFLSYLDEMIQQSIFKLLTSWSELWVRVRESKASINVALLLDSSYDHMRMLKEEIQFYFRHNIKIEILDPTTQIQKGYLQKFDCLLTDVYSPDHFGIPTIGMSSYFDEDIINKLVDYYHIKVNSSMDS; encoded by the coding sequence TAGCTGAAAAAATTGATAGTTCAGAAAAAACCATTCGAAATGATCTATCTCAAGTCAACGAAATGATTGAGCCTCTATCAATTGAAACTTCTTTTAGAGCAGGAATCATTTTAAAGAAAGATATCACAACGCCTAAGTCATTTATCTGTTCAAAAATTCTTGAAAAGAGTCTAGAATACACATTACTGGAAACGATTTTCCTAGGAAAAGTTACTTCTAAAGAAGAGCTTAGTGATTTGCTTTATATTTCAGAAACTCAGGTATCAAGGGTAATTAATCGAATCAATCAAGAAATCCGGTTTTTCGATTTTCAAATTACCAATCAAATCAAAATTATCGGAAACGAAGGGAATATCAGAGACTTCTTTTCAGTATATTTTTCTGAGAAATATCATTTGCCCGAAAAATTGATACAAAAAGAAGAAAGAAATTTGATTTCAGAGATCATTGATATATTCATCAAAGAAAATACGATATGGGCAATTGTGAACAATGACCATCATTTATTTTTGGGAAATTTAAAATTTCAATTGTATGTCTGTTTTACACGATTGAAGCAAGGCTATCAATTAGAAGTTAACGAGATACCTTTTCATTTTACACATCTAATGAACGAAAAAAAACTAGTAGAAAAAATACATAATGTCTTTGGCATCAAAAGTGTAAAAGAAAATCTTCAGCAATTATTTTATGAATTCCATCAGCCAATTAATCCAATCGCTCGCTTTCATTCAGAAGGAGTTGAAATCGATTCGGTCTCAATAAAGAAACAGATCGGCTATGTGATTACTTTGCTGGAAGAACGTTTTGGATTACTTTGCGAGAATCGAGATAAATTGATTCATGATATTTATTGGACGACCATGAGTTCGGTGCGACCTACTTATATTTTATACAATAAAAAAACGGATTTTTTTGAAAATACGTTGAAGGTAAGTCCTGAGTTAGTTACCGCATTAAGAGATGAATTTTTTGATATTTACTTTTCTCTTGGTAATCCATTTTTATCTTACTTAGATGAAATGATCCAGCAATCCATCTTCAAATTATTAACTTCTTGGTCTGAACTATGGGTACGCGTGAGAGAAAGTAAAGCAAGTATCAATGTAGCGCTTTTATTGGATAGCTCTTACGATCATATGCGGATGCTCAAAGAGGAAATTCAATTTTATTTTAGACATAATATCAAAATTGAGATACTCGATCCTACTACTCAAATACAAAAGGGCTATTTACAAAAGTTCGATTGCCTTTTAACAGATGTATATTCGCCTGACCATTTCGGTATTCCAACGATTGGGATGTCTAGTTATTTTGATGAAGATATCATTAATAAATTAGTTGATTATTACCATATAAAAGTTAATTCCAGTATGGATAGTTAG
- a CDS encoding LPXTG cell wall anchor domain-containing protein gives MYYLIGVLMVSLFITTNCHAQTTNEQTIQVEAIIGVWDADADASTIDNVSDAGTKEKATITITPSDSGSSKKVRLPQTGEQLSVYMMLLGTIVSLFSTVMLIELNREKNYIM, from the coding sequence ATGTATTATTTGATAGGTGTTTTAATGGTTAGTCTTTTCATTACAACAAACTGTCATGCACAAACCACAAATGAACAAACGATTCAAGTTGAAGCAATAATAGGAGTATGGGATGCGGACGCAGATGCCAGTACAATTGATAACGTAAGTGACGCAGGAACCAAAGAAAAAGCAACTATAACGATCACACCATCTGATTCAGGTTCTTCAAAAAAAGTGAGACTTCCACAAACTGGTGAACAATTGAGCGTTTATATGATGTTACTTGGAACAATTGTATCCCTTTTCTCAACGGTTATGTTGATTGAGCTCAATCGAGAAAAAAACTATATCATGTAA
- a CDS encoding plasmid recombination protein, with the protein MKSIKLEKTDYRFYELEQVQRHNQREIVESSIVQPDKTSLNYDVLNKKFIDYKKIIRKYLTHLSSTKSIHSNWTILIEWRIIFKESALKKLSVRETKLFFLQIVQTFQKLYGLSNIIYAHVHFDEEKPHLHIGLIPMKEGRLNSAYIMSKYKNCEIETELLKKLEAVLQQNKTSIYRKKSTNDHMKEQLNAEYQEYKELYTKLLHHSLLPSEVGMKKPVRETDNYSNHMTDEKSKTIDELHKENNYLNSLVKRLKAENNYLLNVMKETKNNFEQLDKHNCSKNTMNEPPFAKLELENRNYQKN; encoded by the coding sequence ATTAAATCAATCAAATTAGAAAAAACGGATTATCGATTTTATGAATTAGAACAAGTCCAAAGACATAATCAAAGAGAAATAGTTGAATCAAGTATTGTACAACCAGATAAAACATCTTTAAATTATGATGTTTTAAATAAGAAATTTATTGACTATAAAAAGATCATTAGAAAATATTTGACCCATTTATCTTCAACAAAATCGATTCATTCTAATTGGACAATATTAATTGAATGGCGAATCATCTTTAAAGAATCGGCATTAAAAAAATTATCAGTAAGAGAAACAAAACTATTTTTTTTACAAATTGTTCAAACCTTTCAAAAACTATACGGTCTATCGAATATCATTTATGCACATGTTCATTTTGATGAAGAGAAACCACACTTACATATTGGCCTAATACCCATGAAAGAAGGACGTCTCAATTCTGCTTATATTATGTCCAAATATAAAAACTGTGAAATAGAAACAGAATTACTCAAAAAGTTAGAAGCAGTTCTTCAACAAAATAAGACATCCATCTATCGAAAGAAATCGACAAATGATCATATGAAAGAACAATTGAATGCTGAGTATCAGGAATACAAAGAACTGTATACTAAATTACTTCACCACTCGTTGTTGCCTTCTGAGGTGGGGATGAAGAAACCAGTAAGAGAAACAGACAACTACTCAAATCATATGACAGACGAAAAGAGTAAAACAATAGACGAATTACATAAAGAAAACAATTATTTGAATTCATTAGTGAAACGATTGAAAGCAGAGAACAACTATTTATTGAACGTCATGAAAGAAACAAAAAATAATTTTGAGCAGTTAGACAAACACAACTGTTCAAAAAACACGATGAACGAACCACCATTTGCCAAACTGGAATTAGAAAATCGAAATTACCAAAAAAATTGA